The Sorangiineae bacterium MSr11367 genome window below encodes:
- a CDS encoding alkaline phosphatase D family protein: protein MKTSLRVLSRRDILMAGGACALAACSPKRPASGAPLELSHGVQCGDVTASSALVWARAGGLARMRIETSLDESMKAARTWNGPVLAAETDFTGKYILSDLPADSVIHYRVTMVDPSNDSSWGPPVVGRFQTAPAQAKDIRFVWSGDLAGQGYGINPAYGGYRIFKTMEALNPLFFLCSGDSIYADGEIPETIALPNGTEWRNIVSEEKSKVAETLDEFRGNYKYNLLDTHFRSFASKIAQVIQWDDHEVRNNWYPGQILDDARYTEKRITVLAERAKRAFLEYMPIAPNPNEARRVYRTMHYGPLLDLFVLDMRTYRNANDENRAPPPSEGILGVEQVQWLKRELEASRATWKVIASDMPIGLVVRDGNTRFEAVAQGDGGPPLGREGEIAEILSFVHQKKIPGLVWLTADVHYTAAHYYNPDKAAFSDFTPFWEFVSGPLNAGGFGPNDLDATFGPEVKFVKAPSRQSASPLETSPYFGEVFIEAYSKVMTVTLRDTDGAALYSVRLDPATS, encoded by the coding sequence GCGCCCTGGCTGCCTGTTCACCCAAACGTCCGGCCAGCGGCGCGCCCCTCGAGCTCTCCCATGGCGTTCAATGTGGAGACGTCACCGCCTCCTCGGCGTTGGTGTGGGCTCGGGCGGGCGGCCTTGCGCGCATGCGCATCGAGACCAGCCTGGACGAAAGCATGAAGGCGGCACGGACTTGGAACGGTCCCGTGCTCGCCGCAGAGACGGACTTTACAGGCAAGTACATCCTTTCCGATTTGCCCGCGGACAGCGTCATCCACTACCGCGTCACCATGGTGGATCCGTCCAACGACAGCTCGTGGGGCCCGCCCGTCGTGGGCAGGTTTCAGACCGCGCCCGCCCAGGCCAAGGATATTCGATTCGTCTGGTCGGGCGACTTGGCCGGGCAAGGATATGGCATCAACCCCGCCTATGGCGGCTACCGCATTTTCAAGACGATGGAAGCGCTGAACCCGCTATTCTTTTTGTGCAGCGGCGACTCGATCTACGCCGATGGCGAGATCCCCGAGACGATCGCACTGCCCAATGGGACCGAGTGGCGAAACATCGTGAGCGAAGAAAAATCCAAGGTAGCGGAGACCTTGGACGAGTTCCGTGGGAATTACAAATACAACCTCCTGGACACCCACTTTCGTTCCTTCGCCTCGAAGATCGCTCAAGTGATCCAGTGGGACGACCACGAAGTGCGAAACAACTGGTACCCCGGACAGATCCTCGACGATGCAAGGTACACCGAAAAACGCATCACGGTGTTGGCGGAGCGAGCCAAGCGCGCGTTCCTCGAGTACATGCCCATCGCGCCCAATCCGAACGAAGCCCGCCGCGTGTACCGGACCATGCACTATGGCCCGCTGCTCGATCTGTTCGTCCTCGACATGCGCACGTACCGCAATGCCAACGACGAGAATCGGGCGCCTCCCCCGAGCGAAGGGATCTTGGGCGTCGAGCAAGTGCAATGGCTGAAGCGCGAGCTCGAAGCGTCGCGCGCGACGTGGAAGGTGATCGCCAGCGATATGCCGATTGGGCTGGTCGTTCGCGATGGCAACACGCGGTTCGAGGCCGTCGCCCAGGGCGACGGCGGACCGCCACTGGGACGTGAGGGGGAGATCGCAGAGATTCTCTCCTTCGTCCATCAGAAGAAGATCCCCGGATTGGTCTGGCTCACCGCCGACGTGCACTACACCGCCGCGCACTATTACAATCCCGACAAGGCTGCCTTTTCCGACTTCACGCCTTTCTGGGAGTTCGTTTCCGGCCCCTTGAACGCCGGCGGTTTCGGCCCGAACGATCTCGATGCTACGTTCGGGCCCGAGGTAAAATTCGTGAAGGCCCCGAGTCGGCAAAGTGCTTCTCCGCTCGAAACATCGCCCTACTTCGGAGAGGTCTTCATCGAGGCCTATTCCAAAGTGATGACCGTCACGTTGCGCGATACCGACGGTGCGGCTCTGTATTCCGTTCGTCTGGATCCGGCCACGTCCTGA